The stretch of DNA ctgaggatggaaagacctttttcactcatatgccccaatcgcatatgccacaatttggtgatgtccgaatctgatttatctgatattgaaactgcagcagcacctgtaacagtagatcccaaaagagtatacaatgtaccagatctgcgtgctttcatgatcacaagagcaccatgagaaattttcagaactccaccttcacctatGTACTttcacccaagagattctagagtgcccaaagagatgaaatttttcttcaagtcaggaacatgtctaacatcggtgagagttctcaccacaccatcgtatattttgattcggactgtacctttttcaataacattacaggcagcattgttgcccatcaagacaactccacctccaatagattcatatgtggtaaataaatcccgactgggacacatatgataagaacaacccgaatctaaaattcactcattgttagatttgaaactattattagctgctaaaaaatagttccctcagtctcatcagcagatacacttgcttcggcagtgtcagtatttttgtgttcatttttcttttctgtatgcttttctttgtttttcaatttaaaacattcagaaataatgtgacctttcttatgacaatatttgcacatgacatttctgtatctggattttgaccttgatttaggtttctcactacttgaatatttcttattggatctacctcttatgagtaagccttccccttggttctcactagtttccccagtaatatctctatctatttattcttttgatttcaaaatagatttgatatctttataagagatattatacTTTCCATAAAGTataatatctcttatatgtttaaacgactgggtAAGGAAACAAGTAATAACACAACTTAATtctcatctttgatttcaacatctatgttacttaaatccataagaagagaatcaaaagtatcaagatgtgtaagtatagaggtaccttcagccatacaaaaagtgtagagtttttgctttaggtaaagcctgttttttactgttcttttcatatatagggttttaaacTTTTTTCATATGTCTTTCGCTGAGCTTTCtactgcaacttcacgcaaaacctcatttgaaagatttaaaataatacgtgcttttgcctttttatctatgacggcaaacttctcgtccgtcattttatccgacatcttctcctttccttgcagtgccaaatctaagacatcctgaattaggatagcttccatctttaattgtcacattccgaagtttgcacttcggtcaaatttctcaacataagacttcgttagagttattttggctatttaaactaacccggttagatctggctctgataccaatttgttaggatcggaaaaccaggtagtgcgaaatttagccaaacaacgttataaagataataacaaagacaatgcaagttgataataacgccaattaaagaagataaagaagacacaaatttaacgtggtttggtcaaggtgacctacgtctacaagcggagatgagcaattttactataccaacaagagtacaaaagagattacaaaattagagtaaatactctaattagtcccaaataccccaagagaataacctcacaagatcactccaaagaagtggttcacacaagtgtttcccaacactcactctcttacaaaatactctataatgaaataaagaaggagaaagaaagacaagagtgaaaaactcttgaattggtgtatttacaaatgaggagaaactcctctatttataacaAGAAATTCTTgacctaatagtggatattatgtcatggcaaatatcatgatccacaaatttgttatagtggatattatgttatggtaaatatCATGAAAATTTAACCCCCCACTTgagaagaagccaaattaatgACCATATTACAGTAATGAGTTACTGTAACCCAACGCGATTATTACATAAATTATATACTGCAAACTGAAAAAATAGGAGTAAATAATCTTAGCATTCATATGCTTAAGAAGTCGGCACATGTGACATGATATATTTATCCAAAATCATagtccgtatatatatatatagaacaaTACTCGATGTTTAGTTACTTGAAAGGAAATTAAATCTTGTGATTACTAACTCAttaatctatttttattttattttattttttcaccgATACATGAATCTATGGATTCATTTACCACGAATGTTAGGATTTATACAACCATGTAATTCTTTCTGTACTTATTTCCTCCTTTTTCACTGTACATAATATTTTGATGACGGAAAATGGAATATCAGTGAAAAGGATCATAATCGCATTTTGCTGCAATGCAACTCTTAAAAACTAATAATAAAAATGCATTTAAAATCTTATATGGTAAAAAAGAAAGATTTCTTTTTAATTGTGTAAGCTCAAGATCATAATTCGAGATCAAATTTTTTAAACCTTGAAAGAGTCATTGGGGTTATGGATGCACACATTGAAGAATGAAAACTGAAGCTAATAACCTAGCTCTTTCCTCGATTAAATAAAGGCATATGTATTTGTTCTTGTATTCTATAATTCATGACCGACCCCAAATGCTTTTGACACGTTTTGCTTAAATTAATTAACAGTATTAGACTTCATTAGAAGAAACAGAAAAAATAGAACAAAATAAGAGACAAAGTAGAAATTAGAAAATGAATGAAAACGACTCAAAACAaatcttttttccttttgtttgCTTAAAAGGAAAAGATGTATTACATTAATAATTATTTCTACGTTGTATTAAATTTTGCTAGGAGAACAACGTACAATGAGATCAGTCATAAAAGTATTAAATACAAAAGGGGCAAGGGTGATAATATCACACCCTAGATAATTACATCCATATTTAACTAGACTCTCTGTAGATTCGTTTTCCAGTAAACGTCTTGTATGGTTGGGTAAATTCGCCTAATTTAGTACCAACTTGTGTACATCAATGATATGATCTATGATATTTTCTCACTTCAATTTCCAGGCAACGAATTCGAAGCACATTGTCACAGACAAGTCTTCTTTTTCACTTGCATTTCTTGAAAAGAGCATTGTAATCTCCTTTTTGAGGTGCAATTAAGTCCTTTTGGGAAGTCAATAGTCCATTCTCCTTTGTCTAACAAATGCCTCCTCTACATTTGTTTCTTTAGAAAGAACCTTATGTGTGTAACTTGTAGCAACTTAATGGGGTCAGCACCAACCTAATTCTGGTGTGTAGCAGTGCTGCTTCTTAACAAGTACTCTCTATTGGACACACTTTCAACAATTCCTTTAACTAAATAAAATCTATTGATACAAATATGTATAATGTAGATAATATTTTTGCTATATCTTAACATTTGTGTCACCAAACCAATGCATTTGAAGAAGCCATATCAAGCCAAAAGATTCAATCACCGCGTCACAAGAAGCTAATTAGGTCTGGTAATTCTTGAGGTTTACCAGGTACATTAATGGTAGAAGTAGGAATTAAAGAAGTAGTAAAAGGATTAATTGGTGTTAGTGTAACTTTTACTATAGCACGAGAAGAGCCATCATTTTGCTTCAAATCTTCATCAAATGTCTCCCAACGATCAGTAATTACTGTCCTCAATTTGCTCTGCTCTTCAAGATTTTGATTACCAGTTTCATGTACCATAATGGCTTTAGTACTCTCATGTACTAATTGAGGCATTTGTGAGGCTTTTTCAGAAGCCCCATTAATAATTTCCTCAAGTTCTTTGATATCTTCATCTGGTATTTGCTCAACTCTTGGACATTCTGCTGCATTTTTCACCCCAATGCTTCTACAAAGCTCAAAATACAGAGACAATTCTTCCCCTTGAATGGTTGCTTTTTGCACTATCCTAAGTGCCATGCTAGCTTCAACTTTCCCTGCTGAATAAATCCTCAACAAAACTCTAGCAATTCCATTGCAGATTCTGCTATAAACGTCGAAAACTTCAATAATAACACAATCCATTGCTTCAAGAACAAGAGGGACAATAGCCGTATGACATAGTGGCCGAATTTCAAGCAACATGTCAAGCAAAAATTGGAGCTTTTGAAGTAACACAAGATCTTGAATCATGGAATATCTTCCTTGAACAACAACATTTTTATTATTGAAGTTGTCTAAATTTTGTAGATTCTTCCTTTCTTGCAAATTCATGAAAAGAAGGGAGGATTTCTGATCAAGGTAGGTGAAATAAGCGCGAACAAACGCATTAATCCCCCACATTTTCGAAGGATTAGAATGACCATCTTTGAAATTTGAAAGATCAAATGGCAATCTTCCAATTCTTTGAATAGCAGGGAGTTTGGAACTATAAACGCCGTGCATAAGCATTAAACCTTTAATTGCAACAACCCAACTTTTAGTTTTCTCCATACGTAAAGAAATTGCCCATATAAGAGATTTAAGATGGCTAGGAGATAAACGTAGCCATTTGTAAACACGATCAACATTTTTCATGTCAATTGAGAATTCGTCGTGGCTTGTGGCTTTAATTACAGCTGCTTCCATTTCAGGATTTCGAAAAGCTGTTCGTCTTGATAGGCTAGCAAGCCATAGGCTGTTACGATCTTTGATCAATCCAGAAGCTTTTCTCCATAGcctcattgttgttgttgttgggtttTTTTAGCTATATGTTTTCCCCCtgcttttattttctttcttctttctttctctttttgataTTCTAAGTTTGTGATTACCAGTCAAACCATTGGGATCTTTAAGGAATTGGGAACAAAAGAGAAGAAAACAAAtgaccccaaaaaaaaaaaaaaaaagaaacgaaGAGTTGGCTAGTAATGGAACCCAAACACATGGCATGAGTCATAACAAGCCGGCCAAAGATACAAAATAAAGGAACCCCATTTTTGTTAGGTTTGTTAGAATTACTAATTTTGTTTAGTAAACTTCTTCCTTCaatgttatttttttaaaattaaaagacAATTTgtttatttgaattttgtttttttaCCAAGTGTCGCCTGTATTGGAACAATTGTCTTTGAATATTTTTTGTTTTCTGGAAAACAAATCGACTAATTttacaagaaaaaaaaaactcgTAATTGTTTTCTAACAAAAGTAACATGCATTTGTTTTAAGATAAGATAGGTTTGACATGGTCAAAAAGAACTTTCGTCATATAGCAGCGGTCGAAAAGGACCGTTTCGTGTTATGATCACTCGGTAATATCTGCAactgttgcggaagccaaatgtatatagtgtgaatgagtcacaattattataccaaaaattatgacaaccactaaatgataaacaagacaataagacaacaataaaagaacaccagaatttacgaggttcggccaattttgcctacttcctcggacgcaatcaatattttattccactccaaaattacaagtgaaataatactaaagatagaagatacaaatgccttaacaagataaaaggcaaatgagaggtatacataaatcctaaacattaagCCTCCTTTTATAGAGTGAAATTCCCATtgaaaattgtcatccaccgatgtgggacttttgacaatttcaacaaatctccgcCTTGGCAAAATTTCACATCtttaattttctctcaataacaaattttggttgtgtcttcatcttcaatctttagtgttcaacaatgttgatcaaatccaaacaatgttgaaacttgaccgcagtcaccacctttgtcagcatatcagcagggttctccgtagtatgaattttcttcaccgtaactccaccttcttctatgatttctcgtacgaaatgatatcgaacatcaatgtgcttcgtccttgcatgataaacttggttcttcgctaattgaatagcactttgactatcacaaaaaattgtaatatttttgtgttcaataccaagctcctttagcaacccttgaagccaaattgcctccttcacagcctctgtaatagccatgtactctgcctctgttgtagacaaagcaactgttgactgcaaagtagacttccaactaactggtgcctttgcaaaagtaaacacataaccagtagttgaccttcgtttgtccagatcacccgcaaaatctgagtcacaatatccaactacagaccgattgccttcctgctcaaaaactaacccaacatctacagtactatgaatataccgtagaatccacttcacagcttgccaatgttCCTTTCCTAGATTATGCATATATCtactaataactccaacggcttgtgaaatgtcaggtctcgtacaaaccattgcatacatcaagctaccaacagcatttgcgtatggtacccttgacatatactcctgttcagtttcatcctttggcgacatagtagtacttagcttaaaatggggagcaagtggcgtactaattggcttagtcttcttatctatgccaaaacgctgtagtactctattcaaatattctttctgagataaacagagtttctttgaacgtctatctcttattatctccatgccaagaattttctttgcctcacccagatccttcatctcgaactcctccttcagttgaatcttcaacttatcaatttcttccgaattcttggaagttatcaacatatcatcaacatataggagaagatatacaaaggaaccatcattaagtttgcgcaaatacacacaatgatcgtatttgcttctcttgtacccttgccgcaacataaactcgtcaaatcgcttgtaccattgtctagaagattgtttcaatccgtacaacgatttttcaagtttgcataccatattttcttttccagcaactttgaattcttctggctgagtcatgtagatttcctcctccaagtttccatgtaaaaacgcagtttttacatccatctgaactagttccaaatccaattgtgctaccaaagccaacataattctaatggaggaatattttacaactggagaaaatacttcattgtaatcaattccctccttttgagcatatcctttggccaccaatcttgctttgtagcgaacattttcttggttaggaaatccttctttctttgcaaatacccatttgcacccaattgctttctttcccttcgggagattggccaatttccatgtatgattc from Nicotiana tomentosiformis chromosome 11, ASM39032v3, whole genome shotgun sequence encodes:
- the LOC104091341 gene encoding putative clathrin assembly protein At1g25240, coding for MRLWRKASGLIKDRNSLWLASLSRRTAFRNPEMEAAVIKATSHDEFSIDMKNVDRVYKWLRLSPSHLKSLIWAISLRMEKTKSWVVAIKGLMLMHGVYSSKLPAIQRIGRLPFDLSNFKDGHSNPSKMWGINAFVRAYFTYLDQKSSLLFMNLQERKNLQNLDNFNNKNVVVQGRYSMIQDLVLLQKLQFLLDMLLEIRPLCHTAIVPLVLEAMDCVIIEVFDVYSRICNGIARVLLRIYSAGKVEASMALRIVQKATIQGEELSLYFELCRSIGVKNAAECPRVEQIPDEDIKELEEIINGASEKASQMPQLVHESTKAIMVHETGNQNLEEQSKLRTVITDRWETFDEDLKQNDGSSRAIVKVTLTPINPFTTSLIPTSTINVPGKPQELPDLISFL